The Toxotes jaculatrix isolate fToxJac2 chromosome 21, fToxJac2.pri, whole genome shotgun sequence genome includes a region encoding these proteins:
- the rab3gap1 gene encoding rab3 GTPase-activating protein catalytic subunit isoform X1, giving the protein MAADSDPESEVFEITDFTTASEWERFVSRVEEVLNDWKLIGNSTGRLSVEKGEYTSGTWKEKSQDINFADFKFFLTHYSLKEESDKDDGKDKLEEDAFPLAMKDLLCMNNDFPPRAHCLVRWYGIREFVVISPGANCEAVISESKCNLLLSSISISLASSGCQVPMFVQIQQKWRRIYAGECQGPGVRTDFEMVHLRKVPSQYNHLSGLLDIFKSKIGCSLSPLPPVNIAIRFTYILQDWQQHSWPQQPPDFDTILGGEVGGVEFGKLPFGACEEPISELHLAATWPHLTEGIVVDNEVYSDLDPLQAPHWTVRVRTAENPQCLLGDLLTEFFKLCCRKESTEEILGRRLAEDEGKENSDISSALSKLTEPAATVPISKLSVSNMMHSARKHIRRHRRIDESPLNTDILNSVLLYLFPDAAVEKSSENSKSKTAQANSCGKADQDKSSDYNLFLHLKSAPSDSLTYRLALCVCLVNYNHGGLRAVAHLWQEFVLELRYRWENNYLIYGLAGGAPDLRCCLLHQKLQMLNCCIERKKARDDARKALDGSREREQRVSGGGQNSCPAPESTTSTREVSPGKSWDSWSDSEDEFFECLSDQGEVEAPHTEGEKDGGKSKAEGRLHPNNNMTLLNSAEPLYVPVTQDPAPMTEDLLEEQSEVLAKLGTSAEGTHLRARMQSACLLSDMESFKAANPGCVLEDFVRWYSPRDYVEDEVVDEKGNKVVKGKLSARMMIPGNMWVEAWETARVIPARRQKRLFDDTKEAEKVLHYLAVQKPADLARHLLPCIVHAAILKLKEEESVEDIPSVKKSIQQATAQASKLLHPHNHDYKKLEDFINQLTAMETVVTRARSLKAKFAISEGEKGEDAGELEKFVSSLLEEPEVVVIGAGQGPAGSIIHRLFINAQRLADFTSDEAALLSPLDEDSRHDRKSTGGSNKVPDFPSPAGREILLRTCVPRPAPYSKALPQRLFCVLMREEFRLAGAFSSDTSFF; this is encoded by the exons ATGGCTGCTGACAGTGAC CCCGAGTCAGAGGTGTTTGAGATCACCGATTTCACCACAGCGTCAGAGTGGGAAAG GTTTGTGTCCAGAGTGGAGGAAGTGCTAAACGACTGGAAGCTGATTGGGAACTCTACTGGAAGGCTGTCCGTGGAGAAG GGTGAATACACCAGTGGCACCTGGAAGGAGAAATCTCAGGATATCAATTTTGCTGACTTTAAGTTCTTCTTAACTCACTACTCCCTGAAAGAAGAAAGTGACAAGGATGATGGGAAGGACAAGCTTGAGGAAG ATGCCTTCCCTTTGGCAATGAAGGACCTTTTGTGTATGAACAATGATTTCCCCCCACGAGCCCACTGCCTGGTCAGATG GTATGGTATTCGAGAGTTTGTGGTCATCAGCCCTGGAGCCAACTGCGAGGCCGTTATTAGTGAGTCCAAATGCAACCTGCTCCTCAGCTCCATCTCCATTTCTCTGGCCAGCAGTGGCTG CCAGGTGCCCATGTTCGTTCAGATCCAGCAGAAGTGGAGACGGATCTATGCTGGAGAGTGCCAAGGGCCAGGTGTGCGCACTGACTTTGAGATGGTCCACCTCCGCAAGGTGCCAAGTCAGTACAACCACCTGTCCGGACTGCTCGACATCTTCAAGTCTAAGATA ggTTGTTCTCTGTCCCCTCTACCTCCAGTCAACATTGCGATCCGTTTTACCTACATTCTCCAGGACTGGCAGCAGCATTCATGGCCACAGCAGCCTCCAG ACTTTGACACAATCCTTGGAGGTGAGGTGGGAGGGGTGGAGTTCGGGAAGCTTCCTTTTGGAGCCTGTGAGGAGCCAATCAG TGAACTTCATCTTGCAGCCACTTGGCCTCACCTGACAGAAGGCATAGTTGTGGATAATGAAGTCTACAG CGACCTCGACCCTCTCCAAGCTCCTCACTGGACGGTCCGAGTCAGGACGGCCGAAAACCCTCAGTGTTTACTGG GTGACTTGCTGACAGAGTTCTTTAAGCTCTGCTGTAGGAAGGAGTCTACTGAAGAGATTCTGGGAAGACGATTGGCTGAAGATGAGGGTAAAG AAAATAGTGACATCAGCTCCGCTTTATCCAAGCTGACCGAGCCAGCCGCAACGGTCCCCATCTCCAAACTGTCTGTCTCCAATATGATGCACAGCGCCCGGAAGCACATCCGACGCCACCGACGCATCGACGAGTCACCACTGAACACCGACATACTCAATTCTGTCCTTCTG TATCTCTTCCCAGACGCAGCTGTGGAGAAGTCATCAGAGAACAGCAAGAGTAAAACTGCACAGGCAAACTCCTGCGGGAAAGCTGACCAAGATAAAAGCTCTGACTAT AACCTTTTCCTCCATTTAAAGTCGGCACCCAGCGACAGTCTGACCTACCGgctggcactgtgtgtgtgtctggtgaaCTACAACCACGGTGGGCTGCGGGCTGTCGCCCATCTCTGGCAGGAGTTTGTCCTAGAGTTGCGCTACCGCTGGGAAAACAACTACCTCATTTATGG ACTGGCCGGTGGAGCTCCTGATCTTCGTTGTTGTCTTTTGCATCAGAAGCTCCAG ATGCTGAACTGCTGCATCGAGAGGAAGAAGGCCAGAGACGACGCTCGCAAGGCCCTGgatggaagcagagagagggagcagagggtGTCTGGTGGTGGCCAGAACAGCTGTCCCGCACCAGAGTCAACCACCTCGACAAGGGAGGTGTCTCCGGGGAAGTCCTGGGACTCTTGGAGTGATAGTGAGGACGAGTTCTTTGAGTGCCTGAGTGACCAGGGGGAGGTGGAAGCTCCACACACTGAGGGAGAAAAGGATGGCGGTAAAAGCAAAGCAGAGGGCAGGCTGCACCCCAATAACAACATGACTCTGCTCAACTCTGCAGAGCCTCTCTATGTTCCTGTCACACAG GATCCTGCTCCCATGACGGAGGATCTCTTAGAGGAGCAGTCAGAAGTACTGGCCAAACTGGGCACATCAGCTGAAGGTACCCACCTCCGTGCCCGGATGCAGAGTGCCTGTTTGCTTTCTGACATGGAGTCCTTTAAG GCAGCTAATCCAGGCTGTGTTCTGGAGGACTTTGTGCGCTGGTATTCACCAAGGGATTACGTAGAGGACGAGGTGGTCGACGAGAAGGGTAACAAGGTGGTGAAAGGCAAGCTCAGTGCAAGGATGATGATCCCAGGCAACATGTGGGTGGAGGCCTGGGAAACAGCCAGGGTTATACCGGCACGCCGCCAGAAAAGACTTTTTGACGACACGAAGGAGGCGGAGAAG GTTCTGCACTACTTGGCAGTGCAGAAACCTGCAGACCTGGCCCGCCATCTCCTGCCATGTATAGTACATGCTGCTATACTGAAGCTGAAGGAAGAAG AGTCAGTAGAAGACATTCCATCTGTTAAAAAAAGCATCCAGCAGGCTACAGCTCAAGCCAGCAAGCTGCTGCACCCTCACAACCACGACTACAAGAAGTTAGAG GATTTCATTAACCAGTTGACGGCCATGGAAACAGTCGTCACCCGGGCTCGCTCGCTCAAGGCCAAGTTTGCCATTAGCGAGGGTGAGAAAGGAGAGGACGCAGGCGAACTAGAGAA GTTTGTGAGCTCCTTGCTGGAAGAACCAGAAGTTGTAGTGATCGGAGCTGGCCAGGGGCCGGCTGGCAGCATCATCCACAGGCTGTTTATCAACGCTCAGAGG CTGGCTGACTTCACCAGTGACGAG GCCGCCCTCCTGTCGCCACTGGACGAAGACTCGCGGCACGACAGGAAGTCGACTGGTGGAAGCAACAAAGTGCCCGACTTCCCTTCTCCGGCAGGCCGGGAGATTCTCTTGCGTACTTGTGTACCTCGGCCGGCGCCTTACTCCAAAGCCCTGCCTCAGCGGCtcttctgtgtgttgatgagggAGGAGTTCAGGCTGGCAGGGGCCTTCTCTTCAGACACTTCCTTCTTCTAG
- the rab3gap1 gene encoding rab3 GTPase-activating protein catalytic subunit isoform X3: protein MAADSDPESEVFEITDFTTASEWERFVSRVEEVLNDWKLIGNSTGRLSVEKGEYTSGTWKEKSQDINFADFKFFLTHYSLKEESDKDDGKDKLEEDAFPLAMKDLLCMNNDFPPRAHCLVRWYGIREFVVISPGANCEAVISESKCNLLLSSISISLASSGCQVPMFVQIQQKWRRIYAGECQGPGVRTDFEMVHLRKVPSQYNHLSGLLDIFKSKIGCSLSPLPPVNIAIRFTYILQDWQQHSWPQQPPDFDTILGGEVGGVEFGKLPFGACEEPISELHLAATWPHLTEGIVVDNEVYSDLDPLQAPHWTVRVRTAENPQCLLGDLLTEFFKLCCRKESTEEILGRRLAEDEGKENSDISSALSKLTEPAATVPISKLSVSNMMHSARKHIRRHRRIDESPLNTDILNSVLLYLFPDAAVEKSSENSKSKTAQANSCGKADQDKSSDYNLFLHLKSAPSDSLTYRLALCVCLVNYNHGGLRAVAHLWQEFVLELRYRWENNYLIYGLAGGAPDLRCCLLHQKLQMLNCCIERKKARDDARKALDGSREREQRVSGGGQNSCPAPESTTSTREVSPGKSWDSWSDSEDEFFECLSDQGEVEAPHTEGEKDGGKSKAEGRLHPNNNMTLLNSAEPLYVPVTQDPAPMTEDLLEEQSEVLAKLGTSAEGTHLRARMQSACLLSDMESFKAANPGCVLEDFVRWYSPRDYVEDEVVDEKGNKVVKGKLSARMMIPGNMWVEAWETARVIPARRQKRLFDDTKEAEKVLHYLAVQKPADLARHLLPCIVHAAILKLKEEESVEDIPSVKKSIQQATAQASKLLHPHNHDYKKLEDFINQLTAMETVVTRARSLKAKFAISEGEKGEDAGELEKFVSSLLEEPEVVVIGAGQGPAGSIIHRLFINAQRAALLSPLDEDSRHDRKSTGGSNKVPDFPSPAGREILLRTCVPRPAPYSKALPQRLFCVLMREEFRLAGAFSSDTSFF, encoded by the exons ATGGCTGCTGACAGTGAC CCCGAGTCAGAGGTGTTTGAGATCACCGATTTCACCACAGCGTCAGAGTGGGAAAG GTTTGTGTCCAGAGTGGAGGAAGTGCTAAACGACTGGAAGCTGATTGGGAACTCTACTGGAAGGCTGTCCGTGGAGAAG GGTGAATACACCAGTGGCACCTGGAAGGAGAAATCTCAGGATATCAATTTTGCTGACTTTAAGTTCTTCTTAACTCACTACTCCCTGAAAGAAGAAAGTGACAAGGATGATGGGAAGGACAAGCTTGAGGAAG ATGCCTTCCCTTTGGCAATGAAGGACCTTTTGTGTATGAACAATGATTTCCCCCCACGAGCCCACTGCCTGGTCAGATG GTATGGTATTCGAGAGTTTGTGGTCATCAGCCCTGGAGCCAACTGCGAGGCCGTTATTAGTGAGTCCAAATGCAACCTGCTCCTCAGCTCCATCTCCATTTCTCTGGCCAGCAGTGGCTG CCAGGTGCCCATGTTCGTTCAGATCCAGCAGAAGTGGAGACGGATCTATGCTGGAGAGTGCCAAGGGCCAGGTGTGCGCACTGACTTTGAGATGGTCCACCTCCGCAAGGTGCCAAGTCAGTACAACCACCTGTCCGGACTGCTCGACATCTTCAAGTCTAAGATA ggTTGTTCTCTGTCCCCTCTACCTCCAGTCAACATTGCGATCCGTTTTACCTACATTCTCCAGGACTGGCAGCAGCATTCATGGCCACAGCAGCCTCCAG ACTTTGACACAATCCTTGGAGGTGAGGTGGGAGGGGTGGAGTTCGGGAAGCTTCCTTTTGGAGCCTGTGAGGAGCCAATCAG TGAACTTCATCTTGCAGCCACTTGGCCTCACCTGACAGAAGGCATAGTTGTGGATAATGAAGTCTACAG CGACCTCGACCCTCTCCAAGCTCCTCACTGGACGGTCCGAGTCAGGACGGCCGAAAACCCTCAGTGTTTACTGG GTGACTTGCTGACAGAGTTCTTTAAGCTCTGCTGTAGGAAGGAGTCTACTGAAGAGATTCTGGGAAGACGATTGGCTGAAGATGAGGGTAAAG AAAATAGTGACATCAGCTCCGCTTTATCCAAGCTGACCGAGCCAGCCGCAACGGTCCCCATCTCCAAACTGTCTGTCTCCAATATGATGCACAGCGCCCGGAAGCACATCCGACGCCACCGACGCATCGACGAGTCACCACTGAACACCGACATACTCAATTCTGTCCTTCTG TATCTCTTCCCAGACGCAGCTGTGGAGAAGTCATCAGAGAACAGCAAGAGTAAAACTGCACAGGCAAACTCCTGCGGGAAAGCTGACCAAGATAAAAGCTCTGACTAT AACCTTTTCCTCCATTTAAAGTCGGCACCCAGCGACAGTCTGACCTACCGgctggcactgtgtgtgtgtctggtgaaCTACAACCACGGTGGGCTGCGGGCTGTCGCCCATCTCTGGCAGGAGTTTGTCCTAGAGTTGCGCTACCGCTGGGAAAACAACTACCTCATTTATGG ACTGGCCGGTGGAGCTCCTGATCTTCGTTGTTGTCTTTTGCATCAGAAGCTCCAG ATGCTGAACTGCTGCATCGAGAGGAAGAAGGCCAGAGACGACGCTCGCAAGGCCCTGgatggaagcagagagagggagcagagggtGTCTGGTGGTGGCCAGAACAGCTGTCCCGCACCAGAGTCAACCACCTCGACAAGGGAGGTGTCTCCGGGGAAGTCCTGGGACTCTTGGAGTGATAGTGAGGACGAGTTCTTTGAGTGCCTGAGTGACCAGGGGGAGGTGGAAGCTCCACACACTGAGGGAGAAAAGGATGGCGGTAAAAGCAAAGCAGAGGGCAGGCTGCACCCCAATAACAACATGACTCTGCTCAACTCTGCAGAGCCTCTCTATGTTCCTGTCACACAG GATCCTGCTCCCATGACGGAGGATCTCTTAGAGGAGCAGTCAGAAGTACTGGCCAAACTGGGCACATCAGCTGAAGGTACCCACCTCCGTGCCCGGATGCAGAGTGCCTGTTTGCTTTCTGACATGGAGTCCTTTAAG GCAGCTAATCCAGGCTGTGTTCTGGAGGACTTTGTGCGCTGGTATTCACCAAGGGATTACGTAGAGGACGAGGTGGTCGACGAGAAGGGTAACAAGGTGGTGAAAGGCAAGCTCAGTGCAAGGATGATGATCCCAGGCAACATGTGGGTGGAGGCCTGGGAAACAGCCAGGGTTATACCGGCACGCCGCCAGAAAAGACTTTTTGACGACACGAAGGAGGCGGAGAAG GTTCTGCACTACTTGGCAGTGCAGAAACCTGCAGACCTGGCCCGCCATCTCCTGCCATGTATAGTACATGCTGCTATACTGAAGCTGAAGGAAGAAG AGTCAGTAGAAGACATTCCATCTGTTAAAAAAAGCATCCAGCAGGCTACAGCTCAAGCCAGCAAGCTGCTGCACCCTCACAACCACGACTACAAGAAGTTAGAG GATTTCATTAACCAGTTGACGGCCATGGAAACAGTCGTCACCCGGGCTCGCTCGCTCAAGGCCAAGTTTGCCATTAGCGAGGGTGAGAAAGGAGAGGACGCAGGCGAACTAGAGAA GTTTGTGAGCTCCTTGCTGGAAGAACCAGAAGTTGTAGTGATCGGAGCTGGCCAGGGGCCGGCTGGCAGCATCATCCACAGGCTGTTTATCAACGCTCAGAGG GCCGCCCTCCTGTCGCCACTGGACGAAGACTCGCGGCACGACAGGAAGTCGACTGGTGGAAGCAACAAAGTGCCCGACTTCCCTTCTCCGGCAGGCCGGGAGATTCTCTTGCGTACTTGTGTACCTCGGCCGGCGCCTTACTCCAAAGCCCTGCCTCAGCGGCtcttctgtgtgttgatgagggAGGAGTTCAGGCTGGCAGGGGCCTTCTCTTCAGACACTTCCTTCTTCTAG
- the rab3gap1 gene encoding rab3 GTPase-activating protein catalytic subunit isoform X2: MAADSDPESEVFEITDFTTASEWERFVSRVEEVLNDWKLIGNSTGRLSVEKGEYTSGTWKEKSQDINFADFKFFLTHYSLKEESDKDDGKDKLEEDAFPLAMKDLLCMNNDFPPRAHCLVRWYGIREFVVISPGANCEAVISESKCNLLLSSISISLASSGCQVPMFVQIQQKWRRIYAGECQGPGVRTDFEMVHLRKVPSQYNHLSGLLDIFKSKIGCSLSPLPPVNIAIRFTYILQDWQQHSWPQQPPDFDTILGGEVGGVEFGKLPFGACEEPISELHLAATWPHLTEGIVVDNEVYSDLDPLQAPHWTVRVRTAENPQCLLGDLLTEFFKLCCRKESTEEILGRRLAEDEENSDISSALSKLTEPAATVPISKLSVSNMMHSARKHIRRHRRIDESPLNTDILNSVLLYLFPDAAVEKSSENSKSKTAQANSCGKADQDKSSDYNLFLHLKSAPSDSLTYRLALCVCLVNYNHGGLRAVAHLWQEFVLELRYRWENNYLIYGLAGGAPDLRCCLLHQKLQMLNCCIERKKARDDARKALDGSREREQRVSGGGQNSCPAPESTTSTREVSPGKSWDSWSDSEDEFFECLSDQGEVEAPHTEGEKDGGKSKAEGRLHPNNNMTLLNSAEPLYVPVTQDPAPMTEDLLEEQSEVLAKLGTSAEGTHLRARMQSACLLSDMESFKAANPGCVLEDFVRWYSPRDYVEDEVVDEKGNKVVKGKLSARMMIPGNMWVEAWETARVIPARRQKRLFDDTKEAEKVLHYLAVQKPADLARHLLPCIVHAAILKLKEEESVEDIPSVKKSIQQATAQASKLLHPHNHDYKKLEDFINQLTAMETVVTRARSLKAKFAISEGEKGEDAGELEKFVSSLLEEPEVVVIGAGQGPAGSIIHRLFINAQRLADFTSDEAALLSPLDEDSRHDRKSTGGSNKVPDFPSPAGREILLRTCVPRPAPYSKALPQRLFCVLMREEFRLAGAFSSDTSFF, encoded by the exons ATGGCTGCTGACAGTGAC CCCGAGTCAGAGGTGTTTGAGATCACCGATTTCACCACAGCGTCAGAGTGGGAAAG GTTTGTGTCCAGAGTGGAGGAAGTGCTAAACGACTGGAAGCTGATTGGGAACTCTACTGGAAGGCTGTCCGTGGAGAAG GGTGAATACACCAGTGGCACCTGGAAGGAGAAATCTCAGGATATCAATTTTGCTGACTTTAAGTTCTTCTTAACTCACTACTCCCTGAAAGAAGAAAGTGACAAGGATGATGGGAAGGACAAGCTTGAGGAAG ATGCCTTCCCTTTGGCAATGAAGGACCTTTTGTGTATGAACAATGATTTCCCCCCACGAGCCCACTGCCTGGTCAGATG GTATGGTATTCGAGAGTTTGTGGTCATCAGCCCTGGAGCCAACTGCGAGGCCGTTATTAGTGAGTCCAAATGCAACCTGCTCCTCAGCTCCATCTCCATTTCTCTGGCCAGCAGTGGCTG CCAGGTGCCCATGTTCGTTCAGATCCAGCAGAAGTGGAGACGGATCTATGCTGGAGAGTGCCAAGGGCCAGGTGTGCGCACTGACTTTGAGATGGTCCACCTCCGCAAGGTGCCAAGTCAGTACAACCACCTGTCCGGACTGCTCGACATCTTCAAGTCTAAGATA ggTTGTTCTCTGTCCCCTCTACCTCCAGTCAACATTGCGATCCGTTTTACCTACATTCTCCAGGACTGGCAGCAGCATTCATGGCCACAGCAGCCTCCAG ACTTTGACACAATCCTTGGAGGTGAGGTGGGAGGGGTGGAGTTCGGGAAGCTTCCTTTTGGAGCCTGTGAGGAGCCAATCAG TGAACTTCATCTTGCAGCCACTTGGCCTCACCTGACAGAAGGCATAGTTGTGGATAATGAAGTCTACAG CGACCTCGACCCTCTCCAAGCTCCTCACTGGACGGTCCGAGTCAGGACGGCCGAAAACCCTCAGTGTTTACTGG GTGACTTGCTGACAGAGTTCTTTAAGCTCTGCTGTAGGAAGGAGTCTACTGAAGAGATTCTGGGAAGACGATTGGCTGAAGATGAGG AAAATAGTGACATCAGCTCCGCTTTATCCAAGCTGACCGAGCCAGCCGCAACGGTCCCCATCTCCAAACTGTCTGTCTCCAATATGATGCACAGCGCCCGGAAGCACATCCGACGCCACCGACGCATCGACGAGTCACCACTGAACACCGACATACTCAATTCTGTCCTTCTG TATCTCTTCCCAGACGCAGCTGTGGAGAAGTCATCAGAGAACAGCAAGAGTAAAACTGCACAGGCAAACTCCTGCGGGAAAGCTGACCAAGATAAAAGCTCTGACTAT AACCTTTTCCTCCATTTAAAGTCGGCACCCAGCGACAGTCTGACCTACCGgctggcactgtgtgtgtgtctggtgaaCTACAACCACGGTGGGCTGCGGGCTGTCGCCCATCTCTGGCAGGAGTTTGTCCTAGAGTTGCGCTACCGCTGGGAAAACAACTACCTCATTTATGG ACTGGCCGGTGGAGCTCCTGATCTTCGTTGTTGTCTTTTGCATCAGAAGCTCCAG ATGCTGAACTGCTGCATCGAGAGGAAGAAGGCCAGAGACGACGCTCGCAAGGCCCTGgatggaagcagagagagggagcagagggtGTCTGGTGGTGGCCAGAACAGCTGTCCCGCACCAGAGTCAACCACCTCGACAAGGGAGGTGTCTCCGGGGAAGTCCTGGGACTCTTGGAGTGATAGTGAGGACGAGTTCTTTGAGTGCCTGAGTGACCAGGGGGAGGTGGAAGCTCCACACACTGAGGGAGAAAAGGATGGCGGTAAAAGCAAAGCAGAGGGCAGGCTGCACCCCAATAACAACATGACTCTGCTCAACTCTGCAGAGCCTCTCTATGTTCCTGTCACACAG GATCCTGCTCCCATGACGGAGGATCTCTTAGAGGAGCAGTCAGAAGTACTGGCCAAACTGGGCACATCAGCTGAAGGTACCCACCTCCGTGCCCGGATGCAGAGTGCCTGTTTGCTTTCTGACATGGAGTCCTTTAAG GCAGCTAATCCAGGCTGTGTTCTGGAGGACTTTGTGCGCTGGTATTCACCAAGGGATTACGTAGAGGACGAGGTGGTCGACGAGAAGGGTAACAAGGTGGTGAAAGGCAAGCTCAGTGCAAGGATGATGATCCCAGGCAACATGTGGGTGGAGGCCTGGGAAACAGCCAGGGTTATACCGGCACGCCGCCAGAAAAGACTTTTTGACGACACGAAGGAGGCGGAGAAG GTTCTGCACTACTTGGCAGTGCAGAAACCTGCAGACCTGGCCCGCCATCTCCTGCCATGTATAGTACATGCTGCTATACTGAAGCTGAAGGAAGAAG AGTCAGTAGAAGACATTCCATCTGTTAAAAAAAGCATCCAGCAGGCTACAGCTCAAGCCAGCAAGCTGCTGCACCCTCACAACCACGACTACAAGAAGTTAGAG GATTTCATTAACCAGTTGACGGCCATGGAAACAGTCGTCACCCGGGCTCGCTCGCTCAAGGCCAAGTTTGCCATTAGCGAGGGTGAGAAAGGAGAGGACGCAGGCGAACTAGAGAA GTTTGTGAGCTCCTTGCTGGAAGAACCAGAAGTTGTAGTGATCGGAGCTGGCCAGGGGCCGGCTGGCAGCATCATCCACAGGCTGTTTATCAACGCTCAGAGG CTGGCTGACTTCACCAGTGACGAG GCCGCCCTCCTGTCGCCACTGGACGAAGACTCGCGGCACGACAGGAAGTCGACTGGTGGAAGCAACAAAGTGCCCGACTTCCCTTCTCCGGCAGGCCGGGAGATTCTCTTGCGTACTTGTGTACCTCGGCCGGCGCCTTACTCCAAAGCCCTGCCTCAGCGGCtcttctgtgtgttgatgagggAGGAGTTCAGGCTGGCAGGGGCCTTCTCTTCAGACACTTCCTTCTTCTAG